A single genomic interval of Deltaproteobacteria bacterium harbors:
- a CDS encoding S9 family peptidase has translation MKRTQSFCIVSSILIAGCSMHGTNTETPTTPEPIAQVAPTDDPYLWLEEVEGAKALSWVEEQNKESLALFESDTRYGDFLGAAETILNATDRIPYGTVRNGQVYNFWQDKKNVRGLWRRTTLASYRTDNVRWETVLDFDALAKAENENWVYKGVDCLAPEFNLCMVRLSRGGKDASVYREFDIARKTFVKEGFELPEAKSSVTWIDRDTLMVSTDWGEDTLTESGYPRIVKTWKRGTDLKTAATLLAGEKKDIGVWPNVMHLPGETLQMVIRSLTFFTAEYFLRDAAGKLTKLPLQESAEVRGYYAGRILVSLREAWTHDGKTYPQAALLAFSAEDFAKSGKVEALETIYVPDNRTSIEGVRESKTGLYVTLLQNVKGLVLRFSVSEQGEWTSVPVDLPKTGSISISSANPYDETVFFNYEDHITPDRLFEYAPKANTLSVLKTLPDRFDSAGLAVDQFEVKSKDGESVPYFLIRKKDTVLNGKTPTVLYGYGGFEISLTPWYSAISGKLWLERGGAYAIANIRGGGEFGPRWHKAALKKNRQRAYDDFIAVASDLIERKVTSSPHLGIMGGSNGGLLVGAAFTQRPDLFGAVVCQVPLLDMYRYTKLLAGASWAAEYGDPEDPEMWEAISKYSPYQNVFKDRTYPDPFFLTSTKDDRVHPAHARKMVARMKEQGHGVFYYENTEGGHAAAANQRQRAQRYALEYVYLSRQLGLN, from the coding sequence ATGAAACGAACCCAGAGTTTCTGCATAGTTAGCTCTATTCTAATCGCAGGATGTAGCATGCACGGCACGAATACCGAGACCCCAACAACCCCTGAACCAATCGCTCAGGTGGCACCTACCGATGATCCGTATCTCTGGCTTGAAGAAGTTGAAGGTGCAAAAGCACTGAGCTGGGTCGAGGAGCAAAATAAGGAAAGCCTAGCTTTGTTTGAAAGCGATACGCGCTATGGCGACTTTCTCGGTGCCGCTGAAACCATCCTAAATGCCACCGACCGAATTCCTTACGGTACTGTTCGTAACGGTCAGGTTTATAACTTTTGGCAAGACAAGAAAAATGTTCGTGGCTTGTGGCGCCGAACAACTCTCGCATCCTACCGAACGGACAACGTTCGATGGGAAACAGTTTTAGACTTTGATGCGTTGGCCAAGGCTGAAAATGAGAACTGGGTTTACAAAGGTGTGGATTGCCTAGCACCGGAGTTCAATCTTTGTATGGTTCGGCTCTCTCGCGGCGGTAAGGATGCCAGTGTGTACCGTGAGTTTGATATTGCGAGAAAGACATTCGTCAAGGAAGGCTTCGAACTCCCGGAAGCTAAGTCGAGTGTCACTTGGATTGACCGAGATACATTGATGGTAAGTACAGACTGGGGTGAGGACACGCTCACGGAGTCAGGCTATCCTCGTATTGTAAAGACATGGAAGCGCGGCACAGATCTTAAAACAGCGGCCACCCTTTTAGCTGGAGAGAAAAAAGATATTGGTGTTTGGCCAAACGTCATGCACTTGCCTGGCGAAACTTTGCAAATGGTGATTCGCTCACTCACTTTCTTTACCGCTGAGTATTTCCTAAGAGATGCAGCAGGCAAGCTTACAAAGCTTCCACTTCAAGAATCAGCGGAAGTTCGTGGCTACTATGCCGGTCGTATTCTCGTAAGCCTACGTGAAGCGTGGACCCATGATGGTAAGACCTACCCGCAGGCAGCTCTGCTCGCCTTCTCAGCCGAAGATTTTGCGAAATCGGGGAAGGTAGAAGCTCTTGAGACCATCTATGTGCCAGACAATCGCACAAGCATCGAAGGCGTACGCGAATCCAAAACCGGGCTCTACGTTACATTGCTGCAAAATGTGAAAGGTTTGGTTCTGCGGTTTAGCGTAAGCGAGCAAGGTGAGTGGACTTCCGTCCCTGTTGACCTTCCTAAAACTGGGTCGATCTCAATCTCTTCAGCGAACCCTTACGATGAAACCGTGTTCTTCAACTATGAAGATCACATCACGCCGGATCGCCTTTTTGAGTACGCACCGAAAGCGAATACTTTAAGTGTCCTTAAAACTTTGCCAGACCGATTTGATTCAGCTGGGCTTGCAGTTGATCAATTTGAAGTTAAAAGCAAAGACGGTGAGAGTGTCCCGTACTTCTTGATTCGTAAAAAGGACACTGTGCTGAATGGAAAAACTCCGACCGTTCTTTATGGATATGGCGGTTTTGAGATATCACTGACACCTTGGTACTCCGCTATTTCTGGAAAGCTCTGGCTTGAGCGCGGCGGTGCTTATGCCATTGCTAATATCCGCGGTGGTGGTGAGTTTGGTCCACGTTGGCATAAAGCGGCACTGAAAAAGAACCGTCAGCGTGCTTACGATGACTTCATTGCTGTTGCCTCTGATTTGATTGAGCGCAAGGTCACTTCATCACCTCACTTGGGTATTATGGGTGGCAGTAACGGCGGCTTGCTCGTCGGCGCTGCATTTACCCAGCGGCCGGATCTATTTGGCGCGGTTGTTTGCCAGGTGCCGCTGCTGGATATGTATCGCTACACCAAGCTTTTAGCCGGTGCGAGTTGGGCGGCTGAATACGGTGACCCCGAAGACCCAGAAATGTGGGAAGCTATCTCTAAATATTCACCGTACCAAAACGTCTTTAAAGACCGCACGTATCCGGACCCATTTTTCCTAACGTCCACCAAAGACGACCGTGTTCATCCCGCACACGCACGTAAGATGGTTGCTCGAATGAAGGAGCAGGGGCATGGCGTTTTCTATTATGAGAATACTGAAGGTGGTCATGCGGCCGCCGCGAATCAGCGCCAGCGCGCTCAGCGGTATGCACTTGAATACGTTTATTTAAGCCGCCAGCTCGGACTCAATTAA
- the crcB gene encoding fluoride efflux transporter CrcB: MNHLTMLGLVGIGGAVGACSRYLITLGCTALLGKAFPFGTLLVNVVGSLGLGALMAALEQGMLNEIPWRPLVTVGFFGALTTFSTFSVDNMMLLQDGAFVKLGVNIVLNVTVCLTAAWGGFQLLMRS, translated from the coding sequence ATGAATCATTTAACGATGCTTGGGTTGGTTGGAATCGGAGGCGCAGTTGGTGCCTGTTCTCGATATCTAATCACTCTAGGCTGTACGGCTCTGCTGGGAAAAGCTTTCCCATTTGGAACACTCCTCGTGAATGTTGTGGGATCCCTCGGCCTCGGTGCGCTGATGGCTGCTCTCGAACAAGGCATGCTCAATGAAATCCCCTGGCGCCCGCTGGTCACAGTGGGGTTCTTTGGCGCTCTCACCACCTTTTCTACCTTCTCTGTCGACAACATGATGCTGCTCCAAGACGGGGCATTCGTGAAGCTGGGCGTGAATATCGTCCTGAACGTCACGGTATGCCTCACCGCCGCCTGGGGCGGTTTTCAGCTGCTCATGCGAAGCTAA